A portion of the Pseudarthrobacter sp. L1SW genome contains these proteins:
- a CDS encoding thiamine-binding protein, which produces MLLAFSVAPSGTPSEGPRPTDASVHDAVAAAVRIVRESGLPNTTDSMFTTIEGEWDEVFDVVKRATEAVGRYGSRVSLVIKADIRPGYTGELKAKVDRLEEALADGS; this is translated from the coding sequence ATGTTGCTTGCGTTTTCTGTTGCCCCCTCCGGCACGCCCAGCGAAGGTCCCCGTCCCACTGATGCTTCAGTGCACGACGCCGTTGCCGCGGCGGTCAGGATCGTCCGGGAGTCAGGGCTGCCCAATACAACGGATTCGATGTTCACCACCATCGAAGGCGAATGGGACGAAGTCTTTGACGTGGTTAAGCGGGCCACCGAGGCCGTGGGGCGGTATGGAAGCAGGGTCTCCCTGGTGATCAAGGCGGATATCCGCCCCGGTTACACCGGCGAGCTGAAGGCAAAAGTGGACCGCCTGGAAGAAGCCCTCGCAGACGGGTCCTGA
- a CDS encoding phage holin family protein, with protein MSSSIPEMPPSAAHQKADNASLGELLGDVTRDLSTLMRQEVELAKAELKQSATKAGKGSGMLGGAGVAGHFVLVFLSLALMFALGALMPLGWAAVIVAVIWGIIAAVLASMGRKELKQIKGLPQTGETLSEIPPTLKPGEVNR; from the coding sequence ATGAGTAGTTCTATTCCGGAGATGCCGCCGAGTGCGGCGCACCAGAAGGCTGATAACGCCTCGCTGGGTGAGCTGCTCGGGGACGTGACCCGCGACCTGTCCACGCTGATGCGCCAGGAAGTGGAGCTCGCCAAGGCCGAACTGAAACAATCCGCCACCAAGGCCGGGAAGGGCTCGGGCATGCTCGGCGGGGCAGGGGTGGCCGGGCACTTCGTGCTCGTCTTCCTGTCCCTGGCCCTGATGTTCGCCCTCGGCGCCCTGATGCCCCTGGGCTGGGCCGCCGTGATCGTCGCCGTGATCTGGGGCATCATCGCCGCAGTCCTGGCCTCGATGGGGCGCAAGGAACTCAAACAGATCAAGGGCCTGCCCCAGACAGGCGAGACACTCTCTGAAATTCCCCCAACCCTAAAACCAGGTGAGGTAAACCGATGA
- a CDS encoding CsbD family protein yields the protein MGLDDKIDNAAEKLAGKAKEASGRASDDPGLEAEGKMDQSKADLKQAGEKVKDAFKKD from the coding sequence ATGGGTTTGGATGACAAGATCGACAACGCCGCTGAAAAGCTTGCAGGCAAGGCCAAGGAAGCCTCAGGGAGGGCATCGGATGATCCCGGACTTGAGGCGGAAGGCAAGATGGATCAGAGCAAGGCCGACCTAAAGCAGGCCGGCGAAAAGGTCAAGGACGCTTTCAAGAAGGACTAG
- a CDS encoding NAD-dependent epimerase/dehydratase family protein → MHIAITGASGNAGTALLRRLQARLSEKPGSLTLTGISRRRPDTSRAPYSGVEWHTLDVGLESDRPLLDAALAGVDAVVHLAWQIQPNRDLEQLYRTNVTGTRNVLSAAGRAGVKQVVCASSVGAYSKAPKDRRTDESWPARGMPGSHYSRHKAEQEEALDAFMAAHPGVPVARLRPALIFQRDAGSEIGRYFLGPLIPRLLPGRLRIPLLPAPEDLIFQAVHADDVADAYWRVIDRRASGAFNVAAEPVLTPQELARILGARRILPIPMGLLHKIVGAAWRLRLQPTDSGWIEMAAGAPIMDTSRARRILGWEPKFSSTEAVAEVLAGMGTGEGITPSPVLKPR, encoded by the coding sequence ATGCACATCGCCATCACCGGAGCCAGCGGTAACGCGGGAACGGCACTGTTGCGCAGGCTGCAGGCCCGCCTGTCCGAAAAGCCGGGAAGCCTGACGTTGACGGGGATCAGCAGGCGCCGCCCGGACACCAGCCGGGCGCCCTATTCAGGCGTTGAGTGGCACACGCTGGACGTGGGCCTGGAAAGCGACCGGCCCCTGCTGGACGCGGCGCTGGCAGGAGTGGACGCCGTGGTCCACCTGGCGTGGCAGATCCAGCCCAACCGGGACCTCGAGCAGCTGTACCGGACCAACGTCACCGGCACCAGGAACGTCCTGTCGGCGGCCGGGAGGGCGGGCGTGAAACAGGTGGTCTGCGCGTCATCCGTGGGCGCCTACAGCAAGGCTCCCAAGGACCGGCGGACCGACGAATCGTGGCCCGCCCGCGGCATGCCGGGCTCACACTACAGCCGGCACAAGGCGGAGCAGGAAGAAGCCCTGGACGCATTCATGGCAGCGCATCCGGGCGTCCCGGTGGCCAGGCTCCGCCCGGCCCTGATCTTCCAGCGCGACGCCGGAAGCGAGATCGGAAGGTATTTCCTGGGGCCACTCATACCAAGGCTCCTGCCGGGGAGGCTGCGGATACCACTCCTGCCGGCCCCCGAGGACCTGATCTTCCAGGCGGTCCATGCGGACGATGTGGCTGATGCCTATTGGCGCGTTATTGACCGGCGAGCCTCCGGAGCCTTCAATGTCGCAGCAGAACCCGTCCTGACACCGCAGGAACTCGCCCGCATCCTGGGCGCCCGACGGATCCTGCCTATCCCCATGGGACTGCTCCACAAGATCGTTGGCGCGGCATGGAGGCTGCGGCTCCAGCCCACGGATTCGGGATGGATTGAGATGGCAGCCGGTGCCCCCATCATGGATACCAGCCGGGCACGGCGGATTCTTGGCTGGGAGCCAAAGTTCTCATCCACCGAGGCCGTCGCCGAGGTGCTGGCGGGCATGGGAACGGGGGAAGGAATCACTCCCTCCCCCGTCCTGAAACCAAGGTAG
- a CDS encoding glycerophosphodiester phosphodiesterase family protein, protein MTSDELGQQRPLVFAHRGSSAAFAEHTRAAYLQALADGADGVECDVHLTRDQHVVLLHDANLDRTSDGTGPVAERTLRELRHLDFSSWKGVRIPEVYGARSEQLLTLPELLEILRGAGRPVKLAIELKHPSPYQLKLEDRVLEVLRSEGWDPRTSSLGNVSVTFMSFSPDSVRQLLGSVPPEYVCQLVDDVDIRVVRAGLGFGVITGGAIANLMKAAQLEGERILDTGEVGMAGPGIEYVRRHPASIQRWLAAGRRFRVWTVDSEQDVALCAGLGIQEITTNVPARVLSQLQLASPQGR, encoded by the coding sequence ATGACCAGTGACGAGTTGGGGCAGCAGCGGCCCCTGGTCTTTGCCCACCGCGGTTCCAGCGCCGCGTTCGCCGAACACACCCGCGCCGCCTATCTGCAGGCGCTGGCGGACGGCGCCGATGGCGTGGAGTGCGATGTCCACCTCACGCGTGACCAGCACGTTGTCCTCCTGCACGACGCCAACCTGGACCGCACTTCGGACGGAACCGGACCCGTGGCCGAACGCACGCTCCGGGAGCTGAGGCACCTGGATTTCTCGTCATGGAAGGGCGTGCGCATTCCCGAGGTGTACGGGGCGCGGTCCGAGCAGCTCCTGACCCTCCCCGAACTGCTGGAGATCCTCCGGGGCGCCGGCCGGCCGGTGAAGCTGGCCATCGAACTCAAGCACCCCAGCCCGTACCAGCTCAAGCTGGAGGACCGGGTGCTGGAGGTGCTGCGGAGCGAAGGCTGGGATCCCCGGACCTCTTCGCTGGGCAATGTGTCCGTGACGTTCATGAGTTTCAGCCCGGACTCCGTGCGGCAGCTGCTCGGTTCGGTTCCGCCGGAATACGTCTGCCAGTTGGTGGACGATGTGGACATCCGTGTGGTCCGCGCGGGGCTGGGCTTCGGGGTGATCACCGGCGGTGCGATTGCCAACCTGATGAAGGCCGCCCAGCTCGAAGGCGAGCGGATCCTGGACACCGGCGAGGTGGGCATGGCAGGGCCCGGCATCGAGTACGTGCGCCGGCATCCGGCCTCCATCCAGCGCTGGCTGGCTGCAGGCCGGCGCTTCCGCGTCTGGACGGTGGACTCGGAACAGGATGTGGCCCTTTGCGCGGGGCTCGGCATCCAGGAAATCACCACCAACGTGCCGGCACGCGTCCTTAGCCAGCTGCAGCTGGCCTCGCCGCAGGGAAGGTAA
- a CDS encoding YihY/virulence factor BrkB family protein — protein sequence MATHDSSETSTAKAGQAPDPNDSRKPDSPKELDKPNWKYIARKTLREFSKDQCPDLAAALTYYAVLSLFPAILALVSLIGLFGDPQKTTDALLQIVSGFVPAETVSTVGGVVQDLANAPAAGFTLVIGLATALWSASGYVGAFGRAMNRVYEVDEGRAFVKLRGTMLVVTLLAVVIVAILAGMLVLSGPVAEAVGGLIGLSGVFLTIWNIAKWPVMIALIIVIIAVLYYATPNVKQPKFKWMSMGSGIALFVFLLASLGFGFYVGNFGNYNKTYGALGGVIVMLLWLWILNMSLLFGAEFDAEMERGRQLQAGIKAEETIQLPPRDTKKSEKLQKQEEEDIKHGRELREKYSAENGQDDASDGNEGQGHDGGTTGAPTEPHRERVRDKVRDRAKGGETTQGNQ from the coding sequence ATGGCCACTCACGACTCTTCCGAAACCAGCACCGCCAAGGCGGGTCAGGCACCGGATCCAAACGACTCCAGGAAGCCGGACAGCCCCAAGGAATTGGACAAGCCAAACTGGAAATACATCGCCAGGAAGACGCTGCGCGAGTTCAGCAAGGACCAGTGCCCTGACCTGGCCGCAGCACTGACCTATTACGCGGTCCTGTCGCTGTTCCCGGCCATCCTGGCACTTGTGTCCCTCATCGGGCTCTTCGGCGACCCGCAGAAGACCACCGACGCGCTCCTGCAGATTGTCAGTGGGTTTGTCCCGGCCGAGACCGTCAGCACGGTAGGCGGGGTGGTGCAGGACCTGGCGAACGCCCCGGCGGCAGGATTCACCCTGGTCATCGGCCTCGCCACTGCGCTGTGGTCCGCATCCGGGTACGTGGGCGCTTTTGGGCGGGCCATGAACCGGGTCTACGAGGTGGATGAAGGCCGGGCGTTCGTCAAGCTCCGCGGGACCATGCTGGTGGTCACGCTCCTGGCTGTGGTTATTGTTGCCATCCTGGCCGGCATGCTGGTCCTCAGCGGCCCCGTGGCGGAGGCAGTTGGTGGCCTGATCGGGCTCAGTGGCGTTTTCCTCACCATCTGGAATATCGCCAAGTGGCCGGTCATGATCGCGCTCATCATCGTGATCATTGCGGTCCTCTACTACGCAACCCCCAACGTCAAGCAGCCCAAGTTCAAGTGGATGAGCATGGGCTCGGGCATCGCACTGTTCGTCTTCCTGCTGGCCTCCCTTGGCTTCGGGTTCTACGTGGGCAACTTCGGCAACTACAACAAGACCTACGGCGCCCTGGGTGGCGTCATCGTCATGCTGCTGTGGCTCTGGATCCTGAACATGTCGCTGCTGTTCGGCGCCGAGTTCGACGCCGAGATGGAGCGGGGGCGCCAGCTGCAGGCCGGCATCAAGGCGGAGGAAACCATCCAGCTGCCCCCGCGGGACACCAAGAAGAGCGAGAAGCTGCAGAAGCAGGAAGAGGAAGACATCAAGCACGGCCGCGAGCTGCGCGAGAAGTACAGCGCCGAAAACGGCCAGGACGATGCTTCCGACGGGAATGAAGGCCAAGGCCACGACGGCGGCACGACGGGTGCCCCAACGGAACCGCACCGCGAGCGGGTGCGGGACAAGGTCCGTGACCGTGCCAAGGGCGGAGAAACGACGCAGGGGAACCAGTAG
- a CDS encoding TetR/AcrR family transcriptional regulator, giving the protein MSLAVVRKPLRADAARNVDKIITAARQCFREFGPEVPLQTIAATAGVGPATLFRNFADKEELVLAALNRQLRLTVDPVIDGALADIDAAAGLLRVLEALMAAASDDANLLGAVAGRRELLTGITGSLMESISVLLVRGQGQGSLRADISMTDMFRLLAMLIGVVDTMEPGSDAWRRPLALIEDAIRTSRPARPLPAHVPVPPSPLAEPQLG; this is encoded by the coding sequence ATGAGCCTCGCAGTCGTCCGCAAGCCGCTCCGCGCCGACGCAGCGCGGAACGTGGACAAGATCATCACAGCGGCGCGGCAGTGCTTCCGCGAGTTCGGCCCGGAAGTACCGCTGCAGACCATCGCGGCAACGGCCGGAGTGGGCCCGGCCACCCTCTTCCGGAACTTCGCCGACAAGGAAGAGCTGGTCCTCGCCGCACTTAACCGGCAGCTCCGCCTGACAGTGGACCCCGTGATCGACGGCGCCCTGGCCGACATAGACGCAGCGGCGGGGCTCCTGCGTGTCCTCGAGGCCCTGATGGCCGCGGCGAGCGATGATGCCAACCTGCTGGGCGCCGTCGCGGGCCGGCGGGAGCTCCTGACCGGCATTACCGGATCGCTCATGGAATCAATCAGCGTGCTGCTGGTGCGCGGGCAGGGCCAGGGAAGCCTCCGTGCGGACATCTCCATGACGGACATGTTCCGGCTGCTCGCGATGCTCATTGGCGTGGTGGACACCATGGAGCCCGGATCCGATGCCTGGCGCCGTCCGCTTGCGCTGATTGAGGACGCCATCCGCACATCGCGGCCGGCCCGCCCGCTTCCGGCACATGTGCCAGTGCCGCCTTCTCCCCTGGCGGAGCCCCAGCTGGGCTGA
- a CDS encoding AzlD domain-containing protein produces MSLWIWLLVACALAYAWKLVGYFVPARLLEDPRMSRVAGTMTIGLLASLTVVNTFATGQSLVVDARLGALAAAAIALALRAPFLVVVLAGAGTAALLRILGWS; encoded by the coding sequence ATGAGTCTCTGGATCTGGCTCCTGGTTGCCTGCGCCCTGGCCTACGCGTGGAAGCTGGTGGGCTACTTCGTCCCTGCCAGGCTCCTCGAGGATCCGAGGATGTCCCGCGTAGCCGGCACCATGACCATCGGCTTGCTCGCGTCCCTGACGGTGGTGAACACCTTCGCAACGGGCCAGTCGCTGGTTGTTGATGCCAGGCTGGGAGCCCTCGCGGCTGCCGCCATAGCCCTTGCGCTGCGGGCGCCCTTCCTGGTGGTGGTCCTGGCCGGCGCGGGCACGGCTGCGCTCTTGAGGATCCTCGGCTGGAGCTGA
- a CDS encoding O-methyltransferase, whose translation MFEHKPRPEWTAAEEFLSRTVVHPDQALQEAIRSAAEAGMPAIEVAPNAGKLLKLLVQISGARRVLEIGTLAGFSTIWMGRGLPDDGSLVTCEFLPKHAEVAWANIDAAGLGEKVEIRLGPALDTLAALEEEARAPFDFIFIDADKENNSRYLDWAVRLGRPGTTVVLDNTVWEGAILDPGMDPVNAPGIIDALELLGEHPRLDATVIQTVGSKGWDGFALARVR comes from the coding sequence ATGTTCGAGCACAAGCCCCGGCCGGAGTGGACTGCGGCCGAAGAGTTCCTGTCACGCACAGTGGTCCACCCGGACCAGGCGCTGCAAGAGGCCATCCGCTCCGCTGCCGAGGCCGGCATGCCTGCCATCGAAGTGGCCCCGAACGCCGGAAAACTCCTTAAGCTGCTGGTCCAGATTTCCGGGGCGCGCCGCGTGCTCGAAATAGGCACGCTGGCCGGCTTCAGCACGATTTGGATGGGCCGCGGACTTCCCGACGACGGGAGCCTGGTCACCTGCGAATTCCTGCCCAAGCATGCAGAGGTCGCGTGGGCCAATATCGACGCCGCCGGCCTGGGGGAGAAGGTGGAAATCCGGCTGGGACCGGCGCTGGACACCCTGGCCGCGCTTGAGGAAGAGGCCAGGGCGCCATTTGATTTCATCTTCATCGATGCGGACAAGGAGAACAACAGCCGCTACCTGGACTGGGCGGTCCGGCTTGGCAGGCCAGGGACCACGGTAGTCCTGGACAACACTGTCTGGGAGGGCGCCATCCTGGATCCTGGGATGGACCCCGTCAATGCCCCGGGAATCATCGATGCGCTGGAACTCCTTGGCGAGCATCCCCGGCTCGATGCCACCGTCATCCAGACCGTGGGCTCGAAAGGCTGGGACGGCTTCGCCCTGGCACGCGTCAGGTAG
- a CDS encoding HAD-IIIA family hydrolase has product MGSSVTSKLRAVLFDRDGTLVVDVPYNGNPDLVRPMPGAKAVLDALRSEGIATGVVSNQSGIARGMITAADVASVNARVDELLGPFDVWEVCPHAEQDGCLCRKPAPGMVHSACRRLGIGESEAALIGDIGADVRAAEAAGATGVLVPTPVTLAEEVAEARLVAQDLAGAVLLLQEGR; this is encoded by the coding sequence ATGGGAAGCTCCGTAACCTCCAAGCTCAGGGCTGTCCTGTTCGACCGGGACGGGACCCTGGTGGTCGATGTCCCCTACAACGGGAACCCCGACCTTGTCCGGCCAATGCCAGGCGCCAAAGCCGTGCTGGACGCCCTGCGGTCCGAAGGCATTGCCACCGGCGTGGTCAGCAACCAGTCAGGCATCGCCCGCGGCATGATCACTGCCGCCGACGTGGCCAGTGTGAATGCCAGGGTGGACGAACTGCTGGGCCCCTTTGACGTGTGGGAAGTCTGTCCCCATGCCGAGCAGGACGGCTGCCTCTGCCGGAAGCCGGCGCCCGGCATGGTCCACAGTGCATGCCGGAGGCTCGGCATCGGGGAATCCGAGGCTGCACTGATCGGTGACATCGGCGCTGACGTCCGGGCCGCCGAAGCGGCGGGCGCCACCGGGGTGCTGGTCCCTACGCCGGTGACCCTTGCCGAAGAAGTGGCTGAAGCCCGCCTGGTGGCCCAGGACCTGGCAGGGGCCGTGCTCCTGCTGCAGGAGGGGCGGTAA
- a CDS encoding AzlC family ABC transporter permease, whose amino-acid sequence MTLLASPAVRMGISISIATGLYGVSFGALSVTSGLNFWQTMALSLLLFSGGSQFAFIGVVAGGGSGIAAMSAATLLGMRNGIYGMQLNALLHPTGWRKYVAAQLTIDESTATSSGQTDPAEQRRGFWAAGIGIYVLWNLFTAVGALAGSGLGDPKQWGLDGAAVAAFLGLLWPRLKGREPVAIAVVCAVATVIAVPFVPAGVPILVAAVVAALIGWFSHGRSDEGLEPDVDPFRERHRHGGTGSSPFAGSHEDRGHAEDTGPGAAE is encoded by the coding sequence GTGACGCTGCTGGCATCGCCGGCAGTGCGGATGGGCATCTCCATCAGCATTGCCACCGGCCTCTACGGCGTCTCCTTCGGCGCTCTCTCTGTCACGTCAGGACTGAACTTCTGGCAGACCATGGCGCTGAGCCTGCTCCTGTTCAGCGGCGGCTCGCAGTTCGCCTTCATCGGCGTGGTGGCCGGTGGCGGTTCCGGCATTGCCGCCATGAGCGCTGCCACCCTCCTGGGAATGCGCAACGGAATCTACGGCATGCAGCTCAACGCCCTCCTGCACCCCACGGGCTGGCGCAAATATGTTGCCGCCCAGCTGACCATCGACGAATCCACGGCCACCAGCTCCGGCCAGACGGACCCCGCAGAACAACGGCGCGGGTTCTGGGCTGCGGGCATCGGCATCTACGTGCTCTGGAACCTGTTCACCGCTGTCGGCGCCCTCGCCGGGAGCGGCCTGGGCGACCCGAAGCAGTGGGGACTGGACGGCGCAGCGGTGGCTGCCTTCCTTGGCCTGCTCTGGCCGCGGCTGAAAGGACGCGAGCCGGTTGCCATCGCCGTCGTATGCGCCGTGGCCACCGTGATAGCCGTTCCCTTTGTCCCAGCCGGCGTGCCGATCCTCGTGGCGGCCGTGGTGGCTGCCCTGATTGGCTGGTTCAGCCATGGCCGCAGCGACGAAGGCCTCGAGCCGGACGTCGACCCCTTCCGTGAACGCCACCGCCACGGCGGGACCGGCAGCAGCCCCTTCGCGGGCAGCCATGAGGACCGGGGCCATGCGGAGGATACGGGACCGGGGGCGGCCGAATGA
- a CDS encoding glycosyltransferase family 9 protein, translating to MGRVLVARLDSMGDVLLAGPAVRAVANGRIPDGSKPNHVVLLCGRQGEAAAGVLPGAAEVYSWDSPWIMNPAPKMTGPHADRLIEYVRNSRITEAVILTSFHQSPLPLALLLRLAGVERITGASTDYAGSLLDVRLKPGEDFPEDQPEAERALGIAEAAGFRLPASDDGKLHVASVPDVRDLVGQEPYVVVHPGAAVPARAWPPLHHAAAVELLQGAGHRVVVTGGPGETSLTATVAGPSALDLGGRTDLHTLAGVMAGAEAVVTGNTGPAHLAAAVGTPVACLFSPVVPAIRWAPYGVPLELLGDQNAACRMTRARVCPVPGHPCLDSVSPEDVVAAVERLMGGVSSFSTHVSTRRKARNR from the coding sequence ATGGGCCGCGTCCTGGTGGCGCGCCTGGACAGCATGGGAGACGTCCTGCTGGCCGGTCCTGCAGTCAGGGCCGTTGCCAACGGCAGGATCCCGGACGGCAGCAAGCCCAACCACGTGGTCCTGCTGTGCGGCAGGCAGGGGGAGGCTGCGGCAGGCGTGCTGCCGGGAGCCGCGGAGGTCTACAGCTGGGACAGCCCGTGGATCATGAACCCGGCCCCCAAAATGACCGGGCCGCACGCCGACAGGCTGATCGAATATGTCCGGAACTCCAGGATCACTGAAGCCGTGATCCTCACGTCCTTCCACCAGTCCCCCCTGCCGCTGGCGCTGCTGCTGCGGCTGGCCGGCGTTGAGCGCATCACCGGCGCGTCCACCGACTATGCGGGCTCCCTCCTGGACGTCCGGCTCAAGCCGGGGGAGGACTTCCCCGAGGACCAGCCCGAGGCGGAACGCGCGCTTGGCATCGCCGAGGCCGCAGGCTTCAGGCTCCCGGCCAGCGACGACGGCAAGCTCCACGTGGCGTCCGTGCCGGATGTCCGGGACCTGGTGGGCCAGGAGCCGTATGTGGTGGTCCACCCCGGCGCGGCCGTTCCCGCACGGGCCTGGCCGCCGCTCCACCACGCGGCCGCCGTCGAACTCCTCCAAGGTGCGGGGCACCGCGTGGTGGTGACGGGCGGTCCCGGGGAAACATCGCTGACCGCAACGGTGGCAGGGCCCTCGGCGCTGGACCTCGGGGGCCGGACGGACCTGCACACCCTGGCCGGCGTCATGGCCGGGGCCGAGGCGGTGGTCACCGGCAACACCGGTCCCGCACACCTCGCGGCGGCCGTGGGCACGCCCGTTGCCTGCCTCTTTTCGCCGGTGGTGCCCGCCATCCGCTGGGCACCGTACGGGGTCCCGCTGGAACTCCTCGGGGACCAGAACGCAGCCTGCCGGATGACCCGCGCCCGCGTCTGCCCGGTTCCGGGCCACCCCTGCCTGGACTCCGTGTCCCCCGAGGACGTGGTGGCGGCGGTGGAGCGCCTGATGGGCGGAGTGAGCTCCTTCAGTACCCACGTCAGCACCCGTAGAAAGGCCCGTAACAGATGA
- a CDS encoding Dps family protein: MKASPTLAGNLQTVLTDLIELHLQGKQAHWNVVGTNFRDLHLQLDEIIAAARLFADQAAERIRALHALPDGRSSTVSADTRLEAFPEGLTSTKDTVKLITARLERTVQTMRDVHDEVDEEDPTSADLLHAAIERFEQLAWMVNAETMASSASVTEPSKG, translated from the coding sequence ATGAAAGCCTCACCCACCCTGGCCGGCAACCTGCAGACGGTGCTTACCGATCTCATCGAGCTGCACCTGCAGGGAAAGCAAGCCCACTGGAACGTTGTCGGCACGAACTTCCGCGACCTGCACCTGCAGCTTGACGAGATTATTGCTGCTGCCCGGCTCTTCGCGGACCAGGCGGCGGAGCGGATACGCGCCCTGCACGCCCTCCCTGACGGGCGAAGCAGCACGGTCTCTGCGGACACCCGCCTGGAGGCGTTCCCGGAGGGGCTGACGTCCACGAAAGACACCGTCAAGCTGATCACCGCACGGCTGGAACGGACGGTCCAGACCATGCGCGACGTCCACGACGAGGTTGACGAGGAAGACCCCACCAGCGCGGACCTGCTCCACGCGGCCATTGAGCGCTTTGAGCAGCTTGCCTGGATGGTGAACGCTGAAACAATGGCCTCCAGCGCCTCGGTCACGGAGCCGTCCAAGGGGTAG
- a CDS encoding sigma-70 family RNA polymerase sigma factor, giving the protein MPEYFSALAVDATPVHQQQPELPRDSPASARAGRLRQTFENDLVLGYLDLAEALAARFEARGRERADLNQVAYLGLVKAARGFDQTKGESFPAYAAPTITGELKRYLRDRTWVVRPPRHIQDLRTRMFRAEPELTQSLGRNPSVAELAGVLDEDPAAVQEAISASSSMHPDSLDAVNPHSDAPSIGEVLACPETPLERLEELACLRDAIQDLDTADRELLYRRYFCEETQVQLGKRLGMSQMQVSRRLAKVLVELQRRLEGSSLAGSSDEAPANAGRQAGVATGSGRTLQAVCGQGNQAPAGKNATRRGSARAGNR; this is encoded by the coding sequence ATGCCAGAATACTTTTCCGCACTTGCCGTGGATGCTACTCCTGTCCACCAGCAGCAGCCAGAACTCCCAAGGGACAGCCCTGCCAGCGCCCGGGCCGGGCGGCTGCGCCAGACCTTTGAAAACGACCTGGTCCTCGGCTACCTGGACCTCGCCGAGGCCCTGGCCGCCAGGTTCGAGGCCCGCGGGCGCGAACGCGCCGACCTGAACCAGGTGGCCTACCTTGGCCTGGTCAAGGCGGCCCGCGGCTTTGACCAGACCAAGGGCGAGAGTTTCCCCGCCTACGCGGCTCCCACCATTACCGGGGAGCTGAAGCGGTACCTTCGCGACCGTACCTGGGTGGTCAGGCCGCCCAGGCACATCCAGGACTTGCGCACCCGGATGTTCCGGGCCGAGCCGGAGCTGACCCAATCGCTGGGACGGAACCCCAGCGTGGCCGAACTGGCAGGGGTGCTCGATGAGGATCCCGCCGCAGTGCAGGAGGCCATCTCGGCGTCCAGCAGCATGCACCCCGACTCGCTCGACGCCGTCAACCCGCATTCGGACGCGCCGTCCATCGGCGAGGTGCTGGCATGTCCAGAGACGCCGCTGGAACGGCTGGAGGAGCTGGCCTGCCTGCGTGACGCCATCCAGGACCTGGATACCGCGGACCGGGAACTCCTGTACCGCCGCTACTTCTGTGAAGAGACCCAGGTGCAGCTGGGGAAGCGGCTTGGCATGTCCCAGATGCAGGTTTCACGGCGCCTTGCGAAAGTCCTGGTGGAGCTCCAGCGCCGGCTTGAAGGCAGCTCGCTTGCGGGCTCATCGGATGAAGCACCGGCAAATGCCGGGCGGCAAGCAGGGGTGGCAACAGGATCCGGCAGGACCCTGCAGGCAGTGTGCGGGCAGGGGAACCAGGCCCCGGCCGGCAAGAATGCCACGCGCAGGGGCAGCGCCAGGGCCGGGAACAGGTGA
- a CDS encoding DUF3618 domain-containing protein produces MSDNPDAIRSDIEATRARLGTNVDAVADKVTPSNIVHRQTDKVKDAVTGVKEKIMGAADHTTTRAADTMHTGAGHTTDALHSTGDTLHGAKDTAAAKLSDAGTAISNTPDQVKAKTQGNPLAAGLIAFGAGMLISSLIPASQKEREAAQQLKTAAEPLATQVTDAAKDMVQDLKEPAQEAMENVKATATDAAQNVKTEGQHAATDVKDRAADAAGHVKTTGQNT; encoded by the coding sequence ATGAGCGATAACCCGGACGCAATCCGATCAGACATAGAAGCCACCCGCGCACGCCTGGGCACCAACGTTGACGCCGTGGCGGACAAAGTCACCCCGTCCAACATCGTCCACCGCCAAACCGACAAAGTAAAAGACGCGGTCACCGGCGTGAAGGAGAAAATCATGGGAGCAGCAGACCACACCACCACCCGGGCCGCGGACACGATGCACACCGGCGCCGGGCACACCACCGACGCCCTGCACTCCACCGGAGACACCCTGCACGGGGCCAAAGACACCGCCGCGGCCAAACTCAGCGACGCCGGCACCGCGATCTCCAACACCCCGGACCAGGTCAAAGCCAAAACCCAGGGCAACCCCCTCGCCGCCGGCCTGATCGCCTTCGGCGCCGGAATGCTCATCTCCTCCCTGATCCCGGCCAGCCAAAAGGAACGCGAAGCGGCCCAGCAGCTCAAAACTGCCGCCGAACCCCTCGCCACCCAGGTCACCGACGCCGCCAAGGACATGGTCCAGGACCTCAAGGAACCGGCCCAGGAAGCCATGGAAAACGTCAAGGCCACCGCCACCGACGCCGCCCAAAACGTCAAAACCGAAGGCCAGCACGCCGCCACCGACGTCAAAGACCGCGCCGCAGACGCTGCAGGCCACGTCAAAACCACAGGCCAGAACACCTAG